In Planctomycetota bacterium, the DNA window CTTCCCTTTGCGTTCTTGGCGTCCTTTGCGGTTATGTTATAATGAAAGCGTCCCACCGTGCGGACAAAAGGAGGATACCCGTGGAAAAAGCGAAGCAACTGAGCGTCACCATGGAAAACGTTCCCGGCCAGTTGGAGCGGCTCTGCCGGGTGCTGGCCCAGGCGAAGGTCAACATCCGCGGCCTGTCGGTCGCCGACGCGACGGACCTCGCGACGATCCGCCTCCTCGTCAGCGACCCGGTGGCGGCCCAAAAGGCCCTCCGGGAGGCCGGGTTAGCCTGTTCGACGCAGGACGTGCTGGTGCTGGTACTCGACGACAAGCCGGGTGCGCTCGAGGCCGTCGCCGCCAGGCTCGGCGCCGCCCGCGTG includes these proteins:
- a CDS encoding ACT domain-containing protein; the encoded protein is MEKAKQLSVTMENVPGQLERLCRVLAQAKVNIRGLSVADATDLATIRLLVSDPVAAQKALREAGLACSTQDVLVLVLDDKPGALEAVAARLGAARVNIHYIYGSGDSGKNKGILILKVDDVDLARQTLA